The Clostridium sporogenes genome contains a region encoding:
- a CDS encoding DegT/DnrJ/EryC1/StrS family aminotransferase, producing the protein MKVDFYTSKREYLEKKAEFDKAIFDVVESGSFILGPTVKNFEESIKEYTGAKHAIGVASGTDALVIASHILGFENGAEVITSPFTFLASTSCIAKHRAIPVFVDIDEETFEMDLNQIESKVNSKTKGILPIHLFSQMNNMDKIMEIANKNDLRVLEDAAEAFGMRWKGNGDSYRHSGTVGDMGIFSFFPTKTLGGYGDGGMIVTNSDELAEKTRMFRVHGASKKYHYDYIGYNSRLDSMQAAVLSVKLKYIDNAIKKREEIANMYIEKLQDCEYIRFPKIKGDQKPVYYVFNIRAERRDELVAYLKENQIGNSIYYPIPLHMQKCFSYLGHKEGDFPVAEKVSKEILALPIYPELKEEEVDFVCETIKKFYTK; encoded by the coding sequence GTGAAGGTTGATTTTTATACATCTAAAAGAGAATATTTAGAGAAAAAAGCAGAATTTGATAAAGCTATATTTGATGTAGTAGAAAGTGGAAGTTTTATACTTGGACCTACAGTTAAAAACTTTGAAGAATCTATAAAAGAATACACAGGAGCAAAACATGCTATAGGTGTAGCATCAGGTACAGATGCCTTAGTAATAGCTTCTCATATTTTAGGATTTGAAAATGGAGCTGAAGTTATAACTTCACCATTTACATTTTTAGCATCTACATCTTGTATAGCTAAACATAGGGCTATACCTGTATTTGTAGACATAGACGAAGAAACTTTTGAAATGGATTTAAATCAAATAGAATCAAAAGTAAATTCTAAAACAAAGGGAATTCTTCCAATACATTTATTTTCTCAAATGAACAATATGGATAAAATAATGGAGATAGCAAATAAAAATGATTTAAGAGTTTTAGAGGATGCAGCAGAAGCCTTTGGAATGAGATGGAAAGGAAATGGAGACAGCTATAGACATTCAGGAACTGTAGGAGACATGGGTATATTTTCATTCTTCCCAACTAAAACCTTAGGTGGATATGGTGATGGAGGTATGATAGTTACTAATAGTGATGAATTAGCAGAAAAAACTAGAATGTTCAGAGTACATGGAGCATCTAAAAAATATCACTATGACTATATAGGATACAATTCAAGACTAGATAGCATGCAAGCTGCTGTACTTTCAGTAAAATTAAAATATATAGACAATGCTATTAAAAAGAGAGAAGAAATAGCTAATATGTATATAGAAAAATTACAGGATTGTGAATATATAAGATTCCCTAAAATAAAAGGAGATCAAAAGCCAGTATACTATGTATTTAATATACGTGCTGAAAGAAGAGATGAACTAGTAGCTTACTTAAAAGAAAATCAAATAGGAAATAGTATTTACTATCCAATACCATTACACATGCAAAAATGTTTTAGCTACTTAGGACATAAAGAAGGAGACTTCCCAGTAGCAGAAAAAGTATCAAAAGAAATATTAGCATTACCAATATATCCAGAATTAAAAGAAGAAGAAGTAGATTTTGTTTGTGAAACAATCAAAAAATTCTACACAAAATAA
- a CDS encoding helix-turn-helix transcriptional regulator, whose amino-acid sequence MKNKIKEFRKRLGYRQEDLAIKMSVTRQTINAIENNKYNPTLELAMKLAKFLETSVEELFLIDD is encoded by the coding sequence ATGAAAAATAAAATTAAAGAATTCAGAAAAAGACTGGGCTATAGACAAGAAGATTTAGCTATTAAAATGAGTGTGACTAGACAAACTATTAATGCTATTGAAAATAACAAATACAATCCAACACTAGAATTAGCAATGAAACTTGCAAAATTTCTTGAAACAAGTGTAGAAGAATTGTTTTTAATAGATGATTAA
- a CDS encoding GerAB/ArcD/ProY family transporter has product MENKSNNVLTTNQTMAIIVGSMIGIGILSLPADLTKIAENDGWIGVVIGSLYPFYIVLCAILIFKDNSYHNTNIVEISKNYFGKILGSMFSFIFAFQFFVYIIITTASISNLLRVHLVLFLEQYKLAIPILLISVYAASKGIKALGIINQIIFYTAIPLILITFLAIKRGNILNIQPILGAPFSSILKASIETVYSFLGIEFIFLIVPLMKDKTKIKSSFLKSTSIVVVVYIWLSFISIYYLGPDVAKKLYWPTLSLSETIYVPGISNFKLVFMFLWNSIIFQTIANQNYFFYYSLSNISKKINPNILYSIVFIFVAIIVNRLDSVITLIKINKYINIFYLTFNLIFITSITIIKIIKSRRKS; this is encoded by the coding sequence ATGGAAAATAAAAGTAATAATGTGTTAACTACAAATCAAACTATGGCCATAATAGTAGGATCTATGATAGGAATAGGAATATTATCCCTTCCAGCTGATTTAACTAAAATAGCTGAAAATGATGGATGGATTGGAGTAGTTATAGGAAGTTTATATCCTTTTTATATAGTACTTTGTGCTATATTAATTTTTAAAGATAATTCTTACCACAACACCAATATAGTGGAAATAAGCAAGAACTATTTTGGGAAAATTTTAGGTAGTATGTTTTCTTTTATATTTGCTTTCCAATTTTTTGTTTATATAATTATTACCACTGCTAGTATAAGTAATTTATTAAGAGTTCATTTAGTTTTATTTTTAGAGCAATATAAATTGGCCATTCCAATACTATTAATTTCAGTATATGCTGCCTCTAAAGGCATAAAAGCCTTAGGCATAATAAATCAAATTATTTTTTATACAGCTATCCCATTAATTTTAATAACTTTTTTGGCAATAAAGCGAGGGAATATTCTCAATATTCAACCTATATTAGGAGCTCCATTTTCCTCTATTTTAAAGGCTAGTATAGAGACTGTATATTCTTTTTTAGGTATAGAATTTATTTTTTTAATAGTTCCTTTAATGAAGGATAAAACTAAGATAAAAAGTTCCTTTTTAAAAAGTACATCAATTGTAGTTGTTGTGTATATATGGCTAAGTTTTATATCCATATATTATTTAGGTCCAGATGTAGCAAAAAAATTGTATTGGCCTACGTTATCTCTTTCAGAAACAATTTATGTACCTGGTATAAGTAATTTTAAACTTGTGTTTATGTTTTTATGGAACAGTATAATATTTCAAACCATAGCTAATCAGAATTATTTTTTTTATTATTCACTGTCTAACATTTCAAAAAAAATAAATCCTAATATCCTATATAGTATAGTATTTATCTTCGTTGCTATAATTGTTAATAGGTTAGATAGTGTTATAACTCTTATAAAAATCAATAAATATATTAATATATTTTATTTAACGTTTAATTTAATTTTTATAACCAGTATAACTATTATAAAAATTATAAAAAGCAGACGAAAAAGTTGA
- a CDS encoding GNAT family N-acetyltransferase, whose translation MDYRLLERSELALLGEIDRKEIVNEFYYFRDNKLQIVNEFYNIEGWDLKELHEYIDRLQEIYDRNGTIYGAFDNKTIVGLGALESKFIGRNNEQLKLDMLYISNNYRKKGIGKNMVNLLSKKAKELNAKSIYISATPFKNTVDFYFAMGAKLTNEINKDLYELEPYDIHMMLQL comes from the coding sequence TTGGATTATAGATTACTTGAAAGGTCAGAACTTGCATTATTAGGTGAAATTGATAGAAAAGAAATTGTAAATGAATTTTATTATTTTAGAGATAATAAACTCCAAATAGTAAATGAATTTTATAATATTGAGGGATGGGACTTGAAAGAACTCCATGAATATATTGATAGATTACAAGAAATATATGATAGAAATGGAACTATATATGGGGCCTTTGACAATAAAACAATTGTAGGTTTAGGGGCTTTAGAAAGTAAATTTATTGGAAGAAATAATGAGCAACTTAAACTTGATATGTTATATATAAGTAATAATTATCGTAAAAAGGGTATAGGCAAAAATATGGTAAATTTGCTATCTAAAAAAGCAAAAGAATTAAATGCTAAAAGTATATATATATCTGCTACACCCTTTAAAAACACAGTAGATTTTTATTTTGCTATGGGTGCAAAATTAACAAATGAGATAAATAAAGATTTATATGAATTAGAACCATATGATATACATATGATGTTACAATTATAA
- a CDS encoding MerR family transcriptional regulator yields MDKIYKTAEVAKIVGVHPNTVRLYEKLDLIPKPNRLPNGYRVFTDYHIEQFKLARTAFKVEVLQNGLRKKIINVVKLSAKGEFQEAINCTNDYINQIKQERKNAEEAIELSKKLLLEIDAEGNYIFFTRKQTSDYLQVTMDTLRNWEMNGLLTVKRKQNGYRIYTESDINRLKIIRTLRCANYSLSAILRMLNAISESKEIDIREVINKTKEDEDIVTACDKLLTSLSDAEKNANSILKQLEFMKNEFNTNSTL; encoded by the coding sequence ATGGATAAGATATATAAAACAGCAGAAGTAGCTAAAATAGTTGGGGTACATCCCAACACTGTACGTTTGTATGAAAAACTTGATTTAATACCAAAGCCGAATAGATTACCAAATGGATATAGAGTATTTACTGACTATCATATAGAGCAGTTTAAACTTGCTAGAACTGCCTTTAAAGTAGAGGTTTTACAAAATGGGCTTAGAAAGAAGATAATCAATGTTGTTAAGTTATCTGCCAAGGGGGAGTTTCAGGAAGCAATTAACTGTACAAATGATTACATAAATCAGATAAAGCAGGAGCGAAAAAATGCAGAGGAAGCCATAGAACTTTCAAAGAAGCTTTTATTAGAGATAGATGCTGAAGGCAATTATATATTTTTTACAAGAAAGCAAACTTCAGATTACCTTCAAGTCACAATGGATACATTAAGAAATTGGGAGATGAATGGATTACTTACTGTTAAGAGAAAGCAAAATGGATATCGAATTTATACTGAAAGTGATATTAATAGATTGAAAATAATACGTACTTTACGTTGTGCTAACTATTCCCTTTCAGCAATTTTAAGAATGCTTAACGCCATATCAGAAAGTAAGGAAATTGATATTAGAGAGGTAATCAATAAAACAAAAGAGGATGAGGACATTGTTACAGCCTGTGATAAGCTTCTTACTTCTTTAAGTGATGCAGAAAAAAATGCAAATAGTATATTGAAGCAATTAGAATTTATGAAAAACGAATTTAATACAAACTCTACACTTTAA
- a CDS encoding ABC transporter ATP-binding protein, translating into MEVIKVHNLYKSYGNVQVVKGVSLTVKKGEVFGLLGANGAGKSTTIECILGTKNFDDGQVSILDMNPKKERKQLFQKVGVQFQESNYQDKITVKELCEITEVLYKNPLDFNKLLEQFHLQDKVRNLVSELSGGEKQRLFIILALIPNPEVVFLDELTTGLDVKARRDVWKCLLNLKKQGLTIFLTSHFMDEVEVLCDKICILKNGVIDFYGTVEEAVTLSPYEKFEDAYLWFVDEEELDNESI; encoded by the coding sequence ATGGAAGTAATAAAAGTTCATAATCTTTACAAATCCTATGGCAATGTCCAAGTGGTGAAGGGTGTCAGTTTAACGGTAAAGAAAGGAGAGGTATTTGGATTGCTCGGGGCGAATGGGGCAGGGAAGAGTACTACCATAGAGTGTATTTTAGGTACAAAGAATTTTGATGATGGGCAGGTATCTATCTTAGATATGAATCCTAAAAAAGAAAGAAAACAGCTATTTCAGAAAGTTGGAGTTCAGTTTCAAGAATCTAATTATCAAGATAAGATTACAGTGAAAGAGTTGTGCGAAATAACTGAAGTTCTTTACAAAAATCCATTAGATTTCAATAAATTATTAGAACAATTTCACCTTCAAGATAAAGTTAGAAATCTAGTAAGTGAACTATCTGGAGGTGAAAAGCAACGATTATTTATTATCCTAGCATTAATTCCTAACCCAGAGGTAGTATTCCTAGATGAGCTTACAACAGGACTAGATGTAAAGGCTAGAAGAGATGTGTGGAAGTGTTTATTAAACTTAAAGAAGCAAGGTCTTACAATATTTTTAACATCTCATTTCATGGATGAGGTTGAAGTTCTGTGCGATAAAATATGTATTTTAAAAAATGGAGTAATAGATTTTTATGGAACTGTTGAAGAAGCAGTGACACTGAGTCCATATGAAAAATTTGAGGATGCTTATTTATGGTTTGTAGATGAGGAGGAATTGGATAATGAAAGTATTTAA
- a CDS encoding ABC transporter permease, producing the protein MKVFKSMLKTELKLSIRGMDMFIFAICMPMIVTVILGVIYGNKPAFPGANFTFMEQSFAAISTIAICAGGVMGLPLVLSEYRHRKILKRFKVTPVSPSMILVVQGVIYALYAIVSLILVYLTAKIFFKFQFRGSWINFLGAYTLVMISMFSIGFMVGGIAKNIKMAGIIASILYFPMLIFSGATLPYEVMPTALQKVADILPLTQGIKLLKSASLNLSIDNAILPILVVSILSVLCIGVSIKFFRWE; encoded by the coding sequence ATGAAAGTATTTAAATCAATGTTAAAAACTGAATTAAAGCTATCCATAAGAGGCATGGATATGTTCATCTTTGCAATCTGTATGCCAATGATAGTAACTGTTATTTTAGGTGTTATTTATGGGAATAAACCCGCATTTCCTGGAGCAAATTTTACATTCATGGAACAATCCTTTGCAGCTATATCAACCATTGCAATATGTGCAGGTGGTGTCATGGGGTTACCATTAGTATTATCTGAGTATCGTCACAGAAAGATATTAAAGAGATTTAAAGTAACACCAGTTAGCCCATCTATGATTTTAGTAGTTCAAGGAGTAATATATGCTTTATATGCCATTGTTTCATTAATTCTTGTTTATTTAACAGCAAAAATATTTTTCAAGTTTCAATTTAGAGGTTCATGGATAAATTTTTTAGGAGCATATACATTAGTAATGATATCAATGTTCAGCATTGGATTTATGGTGGGGGGAATAGCGAAAAATATTAAAATGGCAGGTATTATTGCAAGTATTCTATACTTCCCTATGCTTATATTTTCAGGAGCAACATTACCATATGAGGTTATGCCAACAGCTCTTCAAAAAGTGGCAGATATCTTACCCTTAACTCAGGGGATAAAGCTTTTAAAAAGTGCATCACTTAATTTAAGCATAGATAATGCAATACTACCAATTTTAGTTGTAAGTATACTTTCTGTGTTATGTATTGGGGTATCTATTAAATTTTTTAGGTGGGAGTAA
- a CDS encoding esterase/lipase family protein gives MKKNLTKITTIILLVFSMILTNFSMIVRAAEPKAQGTQRVESSTIKKEVKDTEEIIKIPTLEDIDNLIDSAEEVKSEEDINKMPPLKFPVEFPKINNRSIIGGNNYPIILVHGFMGFGRDELLGYKYWGGVVDLQEKLNASGHETYTATVGPVSSNWDRACELYAYIVGGTVDYGEAHAKKSKHNRYGRTYPGIYKNIGNENKIHLIGHSMGGQTIRTLTQLLSKGSEEEINCGQENISPLFEGGKHWIHSVSTISTPNDGTTLSDLMPAKDLISYTFGVLGTITGKNKLFSSIYDLKLDQWGLKKQSGESQRDYIERVLESNIWNSTKDISTYDLSTEGAQELNTWVKAQPDVYYFSWTTQATKESILTGHSVAQIGPMNPIFYPTANLMGKYSRNKKDLPIIDKKWFPNDGVVNCISQDGPKLGSDDVIEQYTGGAKMGQWNVMPRIVNTDHMDIVGTFGNVKDWYIDYGNFLSKLSR, from the coding sequence ATGAAAAAAAATTTAACAAAAATAACAACCATTATTTTACTAGTATTTTCTATGATATTAACAAATTTCTCGATGATTGTAAGAGCAGCTGAACCAAAGGCACAAGGAACTCAAAGGGTAGAATCATCTACTATTAAAAAAGAAGTGAAAGATACAGAGGAGATAATAAAAATACCTACATTAGAAGATATAGACAATTTAATAGACTCGGCAGAAGAAGTTAAAAGTGAAGAAGATATAAATAAAATGCCTCCATTAAAATTTCCGGTAGAATTTCCCAAAATTAATAATAGAAGCATTATAGGGGGAAATAATTATCCCATTATTTTAGTTCATGGTTTTATGGGGTTTGGAAGAGATGAATTGTTAGGATATAAATATTGGGGTGGAGTAGTTGATCTTCAAGAAAAGTTAAATGCCTCAGGCCATGAGACTTATACAGCAACAGTAGGACCAGTATCTAGTAATTGGGATAGAGCTTGTGAACTTTACGCTTACATAGTAGGTGGAACAGTAGATTATGGAGAAGCTCATGCAAAAAAATCTAAGCATAATAGATATGGAAGGACATATCCAGGGATATATAAAAATATAGGCAATGAAAATAAAATACATTTAATAGGACATAGTATGGGTGGACAAACTATACGTACACTTACACAGCTTTTAAGTAAAGGCAGTGAAGAGGAAATAAATTGTGGACAAGAAAATATTTCACCATTATTTGAAGGAGGAAAGCATTGGATTCATAGTGTTAGTACTATCTCTACACCTAATGATGGTACAACTTTATCAGATTTAATGCCAGCAAAAGATTTAATAAGTTATACATTTGGTGTATTAGGAACAATAACTGGTAAAAACAAGTTATTTAGCTCAATATATGATTTAAAATTAGATCAATGGGGATTAAAAAAGCAAAGTGGAGAATCTCAACGTGATTATATTGAAAGGGTTTTAGAAAGCAATATTTGGAATAGTACAAAGGATATATCAACTTATGATTTATCCACAGAAGGTGCACAAGAGCTCAATACATGGGTAAAAGCTCAACCAGATGTATATTATTTTTCTTGGACAACCCAAGCAACTAAAGAATCTATACTTACAGGTCATTCTGTAGCACAAATTGGCCCAATGAATCCTATATTTTATCCAACAGCAAACTTAATGGGTAAATATTCACGTAATAAAAAAGATCTTCCTATCATTGATAAGAAATGGTTTCCAAATGATGGTGTTGTAAATTGTATTAGTCAAGATGGGCCTAAATTGGGTTCTGATGATGTTATTGAACAATATACTGGCGGAGCTAAAATGGGACAATGGAATGTAATGCCTAGAATTGTAAATACAGATCATATGGACATAGTAGGTACATTTGGTAACGTTAAAGATTGGTATATTGATTATGGAAACTTTTTAAGTAAATTATCAAGATAA
- a CDS encoding GNAT family N-acetyltransferase — translation MIKIENLNNINKDDMDNILNVWESSVRATHTFLKEEDIISIKPQVKEGVDYVSKFLCVRDEKGIIQAFMGVHNSKIEMLFVDLNSRGNGISKKLINYAINVLNAKFVDVNEQNTQGVGFYKHMGFDTFKRSEFE, via the coding sequence ATGATAAAGATAGAAAATCTAAATAATATTAATAAAGATGATATGGATAATATACTAAATGTATGGGAGTCATCAGTAAGAGCAACTCATACATTCTTAAAGGAAGAAGATATAATATCAATAAAACCCCAAGTTAAAGAAGGTGTTGATTATGTTAGTAAATTTTTATGTGTAAGAGATGAAAAGGGTATTATACAAGCATTTATGGGTGTACATAATAGCAAAATTGAAATGTTGTTTGTAGATTTAAACAGTAGAGGTAATGGTATAAGTAAAAAACTTATTAATTATGCAATAAATGTTCTAAATGCAAAGTTTGTAGATGTAAATGAACAAAATACACAAGGGGTAGGATTTTATAAACATATGGGGTTTGATACATTCAAAAGATCAGAATTTGAATGA
- a CDS encoding Crp/Fnr family transcriptional regulator, protein MNASKYLELALKINIDSNVADMINNEASIVNFQAKHIVLLEGIKSKNLYFMISGVVRGYYIDEHGNDITKCFSSENEFFSSEGLRTASISSFTIECLEHCQCIKLPYVLVYKIIKEDENLNNIFIKYYLQEVEKLENRVKNSALMNAEERYINFCKQYPHLHGRVELKYIASYIGIRAASLSRIRKDMKNIFLN, encoded by the coding sequence ATGAATGCTAGTAAGTATTTGGAACTAGCACTTAAAATAAACATCGATTCAAATGTTGCTGATATGATTAATAATGAGGCTTCCATTGTGAATTTCCAGGCAAAACATATTGTATTATTAGAAGGTATAAAATCGAAAAACCTTTATTTTATGATCAGTGGGGTAGTTAGAGGTTATTATATTGATGAACATGGGAACGATATTACAAAATGTTTCAGTAGTGAGAATGAGTTTTTTTCGTCTGAAGGATTAAGAACAGCAAGTATTTCATCATTTACCATTGAATGCTTAGAGCATTGCCAGTGTATTAAGCTTCCATATGTATTGGTATATAAAATTATAAAAGAAGATGAAAACTTAAATAATATATTTATTAAGTATTATCTACAGGAAGTTGAAAAACTAGAAAATAGGGTTAAAAATTCAGCTTTAATGAATGCTGAAGAGCGATATATTAATTTTTGCAAACAATATCCTCATCTTCATGGTAGAGTTGAATTAAAGTATATTGCATCCTACATAGGTATTAGGGCTGCATCTTTAAGTCGGATAAGGAAAGATATGAAAAATATTTTTTTAAATTAA
- a CDS encoding SDR family NAD(P)-dependent oxidoreductase: MKYVLITGGTSGIGFELAKNFARDDYGVVIVSGSSEKLKKAKAKLENQFKTTVFIYQQDLGYIGAAIQLYSRIKEDNLNISILVNNAGIGLVGSTDKIDLQQDERLMILNTINLVELCKLYISDMYRQGNGKILNVSSIGAFQPGPYTSTYFASKAFVLSYSRAIRYEAKEKGIQVCTLCPGATKTNFFVREGTKIPRNAMTAEEVAGYAYRRFMKNKEIIVPGFANRIKNWIPVKLRMMFVAKLKKDMKQQNIN; the protein is encoded by the coding sequence ATGAAATATGTACTAATAACTGGAGGAACGAGTGGAATAGGATTTGAACTAGCAAAGAATTTTGCTAGGGATGACTACGGAGTAGTTATAGTTTCTGGTAGCAGTGAAAAATTGAAAAAGGCTAAGGCAAAATTAGAAAATCAGTTCAAGACAACGGTGTTCATATATCAACAGGATTTAGGGTATATAGGAGCAGCAATACAATTATATAGTAGAATAAAAGAAGATAATTTAAATATATCCATACTTGTGAATAATGCAGGAATAGGATTAGTTGGCTCTACAGATAAAATTGATTTGCAACAGGATGAAAGATTAATGATATTAAATACCATCAATCTTGTGGAACTCTGCAAATTGTATATTTCTGATATGTATAGACAGGGAAATGGTAAAATTTTGAACGTTTCTTCTATTGGTGCTTTTCAACCAGGACCATATACCAGCACTTACTTTGCTAGTAAAGCTTTTGTATTGAGTTATAGTAGGGCAATCCGTTATGAAGCAAAGGAAAAAGGTATACAAGTTTGCACTTTATGTCCTGGTGCTACAAAAACAAATTTCTTTGTTCGGGAAGGAACAAAAATTCCACGAAATGCGATGACTGCAGAAGAAGTTGCAGGATATGCTTATAGACGATTTATGAAAAATAAAGAGATTATTGTTCCTGGCTTCGCAAACAGAATAAAAAATTGGATTCCCGTGAAGTTGAGGATGATGTTCGTTGCAAAACTAAAAAAAGATATGAAACAACAAAATATTAATTAA
- a CDS encoding threonine/serine exporter family protein: MEQHVIQVLMAGVGTLGFTLFFSVNKKHVAAATFGGLLSWTIYLVIYHITESIFLGNMIASMIVCLWSELMARKLKAPTNIFMIPGIIPLLPGGTLYYTMEAMLQRNKKVFIQKGIETVMITVGIVAGIVAVSVILVYFFTLLKKYKENLNSKLTC, encoded by the coding sequence ATGGAACAGCATGTAATACAAGTACTAATGGCAGGGGTTGGCACCCTGGGATTTACACTATTTTTTTCTGTAAACAAAAAACATGTGGCCGCAGCAACTTTTGGAGGACTTCTTTCTTGGACAATTTATCTTGTTATCTACCACATTACAGAAAGTATATTTTTAGGCAATATGATTGCATCAATGATAGTATGCCTTTGGTCTGAATTAATGGCAAGAAAATTAAAAGCACCAACAAATATTTTTATGATACCAGGAATTATTCCACTTCTTCCTGGAGGAACCCTTTATTATACTATGGAGGCAATGCTTCAAAGAAATAAGAAAGTATTTATACAAAAAGGAATAGAAACAGTAATGATAACTGTAGGAATTGTGGCTGGTATTGTTGCAGTATCTGTTATTTTAGTCTATTTTTTTACACTATTAAAAAAATATAAAGAGAACTTAAATTCAAAATTAACATGTTAA
- a CDS encoding threonine/serine exporter family protein, with product MQAKYDKFQEYVLEIGRRMVMCGAEVRRVEDTIIRICNAYDIKVCNVYAITTLIVMTMKDSEGRHYTQSVRINSTATDLGQLEALNAMAREICSKVPPISEIGSALDNNKLRKESNIKKCIGYILAAGGFAVFFGGTFLDGLVSSIIGIGIFGMDHFFQLRKLNRVIYTVIACFLSGCLAQLCGHFGLCVNVDKVMIGDIMIFIPALILINGVKEIFYQDIMPGLYRLIEAFMIALSIAIGFVGSMMLLGGVF from the coding sequence ATGCAGGCAAAATATGATAAATTTCAGGAATATGTCTTGGAAATTGGGCGACGCATGGTAATGTGTGGAGCTGAAGTTCGTCGTGTAGAAGATACAATTATACGTATTTGTAATGCATATGACATTAAAGTCTGTAATGTATACGCCATTACAACTTTGATTGTTATGACAATGAAAGATAGTGAAGGAAGGCATTATACACAGTCAGTTAGAATTAATTCTACAGCAACGGATTTAGGTCAGTTAGAAGCCTTAAATGCTATGGCTAGAGAAATATGCAGTAAAGTTCCCCCAATTTCTGAAATAGGTTCTGCATTGGATAATAATAAGTTGCGTAAAGAGAGTAATATTAAAAAGTGTATAGGATATATACTAGCTGCCGGTGGATTTGCTGTATTTTTTGGTGGAACATTCTTAGATGGCCTTGTATCTTCAATTATTGGAATTGGAATATTTGGCATGGATCATTTTTTTCAACTTCGTAAATTAAATCGTGTAATATATACAGTAATTGCCTGTTTTTTATCAGGCTGCCTTGCTCAATTATGTGGCCATTTTGGACTTTGTGTGAATGTGGATAAAGTTATGATTGGAGATATAATGATATTTATACCAGCATTAATTTTAATAAATGGCGTAAAAGAAATATTCTATCAAGATATAATGCCTGGATTATATAGACTAATTGAAGCATTTATGATTGCTCTTTCAATTGCAATAGGATTTGTAGGTTCAATGATGTTATTAGGAGGTGTTTTTTAA